The following coding sequences are from one Stegostoma tigrinum isolate sSteTig4 chromosome 11, sSteTig4.hap1, whole genome shotgun sequence window:
- the LOC125460364 gene encoding coiled-coil domain-containing protein 71-like: protein MARCPAEGPAVQAWSRIPVVGPRALEDALSVWSPLSPDPLQTQSQLLSFVAGLREEGYLPTVLRSRDVYGYTSSTCQVPPPGPGPGPGASASISSQAQGGASSSSSAAASSRKKPRKNPKCNGWLRPPASGVRLMGESSLRRHRYPERRAPRERESQSRRLRQQQQQQALKPRPGAQADPTNSRLQLLRSKVIKVDDSSSDEEVRRKAQKILRVNLSPVIRISPITYPLD from the coding sequence ATGGCCCGCTGCCCCGCGGAGGGCCCGGCTGTTCAGGCCTGGTCACGGATCCCGGTGGTGGGGCCTCGGGCCCTGGAGGACGCGCTGTCCGTGTGGAGCCCGCTCTCCCCGGACCCGCTTCAGACTCAGTCGCAGCTCCTGAGCTTCGTGGCCGGGCTCCGGGAGGAGGGTTACCTGCCCACCGTGCTCCGGAGCCGGGACGTGTACGGCTACACCTCATCAACCTGCCAGGTCCCCCCGCCTGGGCCTGGGCCCGGGCCCGGAGCCTCGGCCTCAATTAGCAGCCAGGCCCAGGGGGGCGCCTCCAGCAGCAGCAGCGCCGCCGCCTCCAGCCGCAAGAAACCCCGTAAAAACCCCAAGTGCAACGGCTGGCTCCGGCCCCCGGCCTCGGGGGTCCGCCTGATGGGAGAGAGCTCCCTTAGGAGACACCGTTACCCCGAGAGGAGAGCccccagggagagggagagccaGAGCCGCCGCCTCCGccagcagcaacagcagcaggCCCTGAAGCCCAGGCCTGGGGCACAGGCAGATCCCACTAACAGCAGGCTGCAGCTCCTCAGGTCCAAGGTCATCAAAGTGGACGACTCCTCCTCGGACGAGGAGGTCCGCAGGAAAGCGCAGAAGATCCTTCGGGTCAACCTGTCACCGGTCATCAGGATCAGCCCCATCACCTACCCCCTTGACTAG